CACCCCGTGctgctcctggtcctgctggggcTCCTCAGCATTCCTGGGACTCCTGGTGAGTACGGGGCCGTGGGAAGGACCAGGGACACCTGCCTGGATCCCACCTGGCTGCtccggggctgggctggggatgccACCCCCTGAGCCCGGGGCTGAGCCGTGTCCTCGGGGCtgtcacagctccagccctggctggtgcCTTCCCGCAGGGGAGCCCTGGGCcatcccagcacctcctggggtggggaaggggccAGAGAAGGGGCTCCTCACCTGAGGAGGTGTTCTCCTGCCGCAGGTGACTGCGGGccccctcctgccatggcccaTTCCAggccctccagcagctccagcagcttccCGGTGGGATCCAGGGTGACGCAGGATCCCGGGACTGCCGGACACCGTGGAGAGCCTGCCCGGCGACACCTGGTGCAGGCTGCCCGAGCCCTGAATACCCTCCTTAATATCTGAAACACAGCCCCGGGGTAGCATTCCTGTCCCTCCCGCTGGCTGCGCTGTGCCGGCACCGTCCCTGTCCGGGGCACAGCCCCGCTGGgctggcactgtccctgtcccaggggacAAATCTGCTGGCTGGCACCTTCCCTTGTCCCAGGGGACAACCCCGCTGTActggcactgtccctgcccaggggacaACCCCGCTGGgctggcactgtccctgcccaggggacaACCCCGCTGGCCTGGcaccatccctgtccccagggacatccctgtccccagaccTGGACATGGCCGAGGCTCAGGTTGGCCGCTGGCTTTGGGCACCTCTGGGGACAaggagccagggctgtcccctcgctgtccccaaAGTACGGCTCATGAGGACGTGTCCTCTCGCTCGGGGGCTCCTGCGGCTCTCCCCGCACCCCAAACTTCTGCCACCAGCCCGTCCCCCgtctcctgccccatcccagccgCTCGGGGGCAGCGCGCTGGCTGGGGCACGAAGGGGTTAAAGCGCCCGGGGCTGGTCTGcggggaaggagcagcctcgCCTCCCTCCCTGTGCACATCTGGATGCAATAAGGGCTGGGGAGGCCGGAGCATTCCTGAGCACTGAGCTGGAGGCTGCCGCGCTGCCGGCCATGGGGCCCTGGcgctgcctgctgctgctgccgctgctcgCCCCGGCCCTGCgcgcccagcagcagcagttcatGGAGTACGTGGAGCGCCGCATCACCCTCCTGGAGGTACAGCCCCGCACCCCGAATCGCCCCGGGGAGGGGATCCCAACCCTTCTCCGTGGAGGCCGgcggggctgggagcggggctggtgaggaggagctgggggtggggtGCCCCGGCAGCCCCTGTCGGGatcctgcacagcccagctgcgATACACCGGGCCAAGATGGGCGTGGGAGCACAGGGGGACGGGGGGATCGGGGGAGCAGGAGCATTGTGGGTCTGGGAGAACCGTGGGGACATCACGGGAATGGGAACATCACAGGAGAAGGGGCATTGTGGGTCTGGGAGAACCGTGGGGACATCACAGGAATGGGAACATCAGAACAATGGGGACATCACGGGAATAGGAACATCATGGGAAAGCAGGGATATTGTGGGTCTGGGAGAACCATGGGGGCATCACAGGAATGGGAACATCACAGGTCTGGGGACATCATGGGAAAACAGGGGCATTGCAGGTGTAGGAGAACCATGGGAACATCACAGGAATGGGAACATCGCAAGAGAAGGGGCATTGTGGGTCTGGGAGAACCATGGGGACATCACAGGAATGGGAACATCATGGAAAAGCAGGGACATTGCAGGTCTGGGAGCTTCACAGGGTCATCACAGCAATGAGGGCATCACGGATCTGGGAGCAGCATGAGAGACTGGGGAGCACTGTGAGTTCAGGAACATCATGGGGGCatcctgggggtgtcacaggagagcagggcctTGGGGCATCTGGGGGCAGCACGGGAATGGGACATTGTGGGTCTGGGAACATCATGGGAGCATTGCAGGAATGGGCATCATGGGTGTGGGAACATTGCAGAAGCAGCatgggagcaggaacagggtgggatgggaccCAGAGCCACAAGCCCCGTGTGGCTCcaggggctcccccagcccgggcaggctgggacagctACCACTGGTGGGCTGTGAGGTTTGGAGACCTCAGTGTCCCCTTGGCCACCCCAGGAGAGGATCTCACAGTGGCACGACCAGAGCAGCCGCTACTCCACGGAGCTGCGGGACTTCAAGAACCAGGTGCTGGGCATGCTGGAGGCGGCCGAGAAGGAGCGGGAGGCGATGCGGGCGGAGGCCGAGGGCGCGGCCGTGCGTGTGGACCGGCTGGAGCGGGAGGTGGACTACCTGGAGACACAGAACCCCGCCCCGCCCTGCGTGGAGGTGGATGAGACTCTGATGGACAAGCAGGTGGCCACAGCCAAGCAGAGGAAGAACGAGAAGTACACCAAGCTCACAGGTGAGGGGCTGCTGTGGCTCCCCAGGGGGATGGTCCTGTCTGAGGGTTACCCTGacccttcccagcccaccccagTCCAGGTGCCCCCCAGCCACAGGCCAGGGCATTGTGTCCCAGCAGGGCATCTCAGATGTCTTTGGCACAAGCTCCTGCATCcccccagcctgggagctgcatcCAAACCCCAGGCTGGAGCCCTGTGCATCCCCAATGcctctggggcagggctggggtgagaGTGActctcctgcccatggcatgggtGCACTAGGGGACTTCTCAATGCCACCAGGGATGCACCGAAACCCCTTCAGTGAATTTCCAAGGCAGTTGCCTGAGGGTCGGGGTGGGACAGGGTGAGaatccagcacagagcagcagcagtcccgctgcagggctgggctgttcccaggctcTCACAGCCGCCCCTCTCTCACAGATTGCAGCGACACCATCGCCAGTGTCAGGGCCATGAAGATCCTGAAGCGTTTCGGCAGCTCCTCGGGGCTCTGGACCAAGGACGCGGCGGGGAGCTCGGAGAAGATCTACGTGTTTGATGGCACCGCCAACGACACGGTTTACGTCTTCCCCCGCATGCGGGAGTTCACCCTCTTCTCTGCCACCCGCAAGGCCGCCCGCATCAAGCTGCCCTACCCCTGGGTGGGCACCGGGCACCTCGTCTACGATGGCCACCTCTACTACATCCGCCAGCAGGGCCTCTCCTTCCAGGTGATCAAGTTCAACCTGGCCAACAAGACGGTGGTGGACAGCTCGGTGTTCCCGGCCGAGGAGCAGATCCCCGTCTTCGGCCTCTCCCCCTCCACCTACATCGAGGTGTCGGCGGACGAGGAAGGGCTCTGGGCCATCTACGCCACCAAGGAGGACGAGAAGAACATGTGCCTGGCCAAGCTGGACCCCGCCTCGCTGGACATCGAGCAGATGTGGGACACGCCGTGCCCGCGGGAGAACGCCGAGGGCGCCTTCGTGGTGTGCGGGGCGCTGCACGTGGTGTACAACACGCGCCTGCCCAGCCGCGCCCGCGTCCAGTGCGTCTTCGACGTCAGCGGCACGCTGGCCCCCGAGGACGCCTCCCTGGTCTATTTCCCCAAGCGCTACGGCTCCCACGCCAGCCTCAAGTACAGCCCCCGGGAGAGGCAGATCTACGCCTGGGATGACGGCTACCAGATCATTTACCGCATGGAGATGAAGAAGAAGCTGGAGGTCTGAggggcgcggcccggcccggcccggcctggcccTCAGGACGGCATCTCTGCCCCTTCTCCCGTCACTGTGAAATGAGGAAATGCTGGATCCCCACCCAGCACTGGGTGTCCCcgcctgggagcagccagcagagtcCTGGACTAATTTAAtgaggttttcttttctgctaTAATGAATAAATACTACGCAGCGAAGTGCGGCCGCCTGCCTGGGGGAGCgtgggctgctgggcagggctgtcagAGCCCTGAGCTCCGCCTTGCCACTGAGACACCCAAAAAAACACTTCCCAAGGgtggggtgtccctgcagggctcagagcagcgAGCACAGACAGACCTTGGGTGGGTGCCTGGGCAGGGGTTTATGTTTGGTGAGGGTTTTGGAAGGGCTGAGGGCAGAGATGGAACACGAGgccctgggcaggctgctgGTCAGGGCCAGCTCATTTTACATGAACAAAACTGTGAGCAAACAGCAAAATCCTTTAATCTGGGAGGACAACAGGAGatttccctcccctgctggggCGGTGCTCCAGCCAGCAGGCCCCAGATGTTGCTGATTTACTGAGTTTGTTTCTAATGAAGCACAGgccacctcctgctgcagccaatCTCCACCTTATGTAAGGCCCTGGATTGCcccatccccttcccttccctcttcctctggcacagagcagccccagaggggatggggcaggacagggcaggtgctgggagcccctcaggggctggggacagccccagttGTCCCCACGCCGTGtccttcctgccccagcagagacTGTCCCCCATGCTCTCCCTCACCCCACACCCCTGCAGGGTGCAGGATTTGCCCCATTTCTGTCCCTAGAAACCCAGGATTGCTGGGGTTTATTCCCATCACAACATCCCGACAGCGCAGAGGATGGATTAGGAGGTGTTTCAGTGCCATGAATGTCCCTTTTCCCCCAATTCTGGGGACAAGCAGTGAAGCCatgggccaggctggctgggtgagGGTTGATTCCTGCTggtgccagtgccaggctgctTTTTGAACACCCCAGGgaggtgccagccctgtggggagCACCTGAGGGGGCCAcctgctctcccagggctgtggaGTGGCCATGCCACCCCCCTGCCACCCTAAATCccatccagctgtgcccagctcaagCCAAACTGTTCCACCACATGGAGGGCACTTGGTATTTGCCTCAAGCTCTTTGGTATTATAATCAAATTTGTTGCATAAGAAAAATCTTCAAATACACACTTTGAATGACTGTAATTGGCTGGTGCTGAAAGTTCAACACACAGTACAAGTCAAGCAGAGAAATTATCCAAGTGTGAAGGACTCTGTGAACTGTCAAGTTAATTTATGGGCCTTTTCAAGATCAATAAGggcagaaacagaaatataattttcagaAATCTCACAGTAGTAAATAATTACACCCATGATTTCTCCAGCTTGAATTAAAATTGATGGGGCAGAAATGATTGTGCAGAGAAACATCTTGTAGCTTGGAACATGTCCTGCAGTTCCTTGTGACACCTGGAACCTTCTctgctccaggtgagcacccctggctctcccagcctggctccagaggggctccagccctggagcagctccgtggCTCCTCTGGAatctctgcagcctcctccctgtgctgagcacgTGGGCAGAGGTGCCACTCACTAAACCAGGGCAGTCCGAGCCCCACGAGCTCCTGTGGGATTTGTTTTGTACAAACTCCTTGGgaatgaggaggaaaaggaacaaaataacTGCAGCACCCGACGGGCTCCTAGAGCACAGCACTTATCTCGCACTCCACATCTTCAAAGCACTTCAGGAAACGTCAACTAATTAATCCTTGGAATAACTCCCGTCAAGCAGAGCAGGCTGATCTCCATCTGCTGGCAAACAAGAGACAAACCCCACGTGTCTGATCAGCAGGGatggctcagctctgagctgggggctCCTTGTGACACCGGCTGGGGACCAGGGCCCTCCAAGCTCTgagtgctcccagctcctggaatcaggaatgtcctgagctggaagggaaccACAAGGATCAaatccagcccctgccctgcacagacagccccaaatcccaccctgggcacccctggcagtgctctccaaactctcctggagctctgcagctgtgcccattccctggggagcctgggcagtgccagcaccctctgggggaagaacctttccctgtaGCCAACGTgaacctgccctggcacaggtccagcccttccttgggtgctgtcactgtcacccagaGCAGAGAATGTCCCCAGGCTGCCTCCAGGATGGGGTCACCCTCctcatcccagcagagctgagtccCAGCCATCCTCCAGTGCCACAGAGGAGTGAGAGGGACCTCAGAGAGACCTGTCTGGGTGACTCTGCTGGGGTGACTggtgggagagaggagcagcagggctgcaggatcctgcctgccatgggatggacgcccccagccccatggagctctgcaggtgccaAAACTCCTCATCTCCTGCCGGGGTCATAGATTCCTTTTTTTACTTGTTAAAGTATTTATTGGCCCCATTGGGAGAAAGCAAAGGTTGTGCACAGCTGGGGGAGTTGCTGTCAGAGCCCTTGGTGCCCTCAGGGGTGGTGATTGTCCCCACCAgccaccctggcactgcccaggcccagccaggagccccagtgggagcagcagcacctccagccctgcccatggGACCCAGGGGTCCCTGGTGGGACGCAGGGACCCCAGAAAGATGCAGGGACTTCCAGCAGGTTCCAGGGACCCCAGAAGGATGCAGGGACTTCCAGCAGGTTCCAGGCAGCCCAAAAGGATGCAGGGACCCCAGAAAGATGCAAGAACTTCCAGCAAGTTCCAGGGACCCTGGTGGGATGCAGGGACCCCAGAAGGATACAGGGACTTCCAGCAGGTTCCAGGGACCCTGGTGGGATGCAGGGACCCCAGAAGGAGGCAGGGACTTCCAGCAGGTTCCAGGGACCCTGTGGGATGCACGGACCCTGGCAGGGTTCCAGGAGCCCtggtgggatgcagggatccAAACAGGATGCAGggaccctggcagggctgcctcagctccctctgTCCTGTGTGGAAGTGGATTTttgtggctgctcccagctgccctgccctgcctctgccctcccagcaATTCCTACTGCACTGACAGATTCTCAGGAAAACTCAGCCTTGGCTCAGGGTCACCAGTGGCAGAGACTGCCTGGTCTTGTGCAGGTCACCTGGGGCTGGCATGGGCAGCCTCTTTCCCACAGAAGGCTGAGGAAGACCTTCATTCCTTCATTCCAAAACCTTCATTCCTTCATTCCAAAACCTTCATTCCTTCATTCCAAAACCTTCATTCCTTCATTCCAAAACCTTCATTCCTTCATTCCCCTGCCCGTGGTCCTGTTCAGTCCCCagtgggggcagctctggggccagcattgctcctgtcccccctcctggggctgcagcaggaggtggccccacagccagccctggcaggggcacTGGGATCATCCTTTCCCAAAGGAGGGGTTAGTGGGAAAGATGCTaatggggctgctccagccttccccgagtctgcagctccctgggctttAATTGCCAAATACTTTATCTTTTTAGAGAAGAGCCTCTATAAGTAATAATCCCTTTCATCTCTGCTCCTCTTGAAAAATGCTCCTCTTTGCAAGGCAATCTGGGCAAGTAAATTGAGAAGTTGTGTTATCAGTGGGAAAGAGAAACTCAGATCTTTGGGctaattttttctcctttgtctcATTCTCAAGGATATTGACTTTATTCCCCTCCCTGACTCTTTTCCAGCTCACAGGAGCTATTGATAAAGGGAAATGGCTCAGCGTGTCCTGCTGGAAACGGGGGaactaaaattaaaaccagGCAACTTAAACAAGTGCATTATGAAGCTCCCATTGTATTGAAACAGGAAGAGGGGGATAATTCTCCATTTAATACCTTCTTAATGGCTGGTTGGCAACTCTAATCACTGGCTTTTAACTTCAAATAAGTTCTCCTGCCCACGGAACATCTGGCTGAGGTGTAACTCATCACACACCAGCAgcaaagagaggcagaaaatcccccctcccccaggggttcccagcagggctgggaggccaccagggcttggggacacaccaggagggacacggggaggcagcagctccctgccagtcCTCAGCATCTCCAAATGGAAGTGCAGAGGAAGCAAAACCAGATTCACCCAAAGCAGTTCCTGCCATGGGCATCGTCCCTCTGGCAGGGGGATCTGTGCTGGGGTGCAAGGTTTGGGGTgtgtgctccagcccagctcggATATTTCTCATTTTGGCACTGTCAGTGAGCCCAGCGACCTGCAGAGCACTTTGTGGGACACGTTCTGTCCCTCCTTTGGGGACAGGAGGGCCCTGGGGCCCTGtgggtgcagggacaggactgTGGGGTGCCAGGGCACGTGTGCCCCTCACCTGGAGCTGGCCTGGCTCCAGGTGAGTGGCACAGCCTGGTGGAGACCCTGGTGCTCTGTTGAGCTCTGAGGATGGGCACATTGTGCCCCAGCTgggcccagcccatccccacctccccctgccccatttCTCCTCCTCAGACCCCAAACCAGCTCCTGCCAAGTCCTCCGTGGCAAGACTGACCCCTTCAATATCAACATCAGTGTcagctgccacctcctcccATTCCTGACCTGGCCTTGCCTGGGAAATTGAAATGTTCTGTTTGTTAGAgaataaatgaagaaagaaatagaatttaATCAAGAGACATCAGCACCAATACATGCCATGGAATTTTGCACAGCTGGGGTGTAGTGTCACCATcagctcccctgctccccccccagccccccaaaccctccagaGCACTCACACCCCCTGCACTCCCCCCTTGCAGAGATGTTCTTCTTCTTTCCAAAGGGAGGGACAAAAactgaaatttccttttaaaagatgAATTTTGCAGAATGGCAGGGGCCCTGTAGATCtgagtccctgctgtcccagccagcctggggatGCCCAGGCCCCTCTCATCCATCCTTCCCAGTGTTGCCtactccttccttccctctggaaAGGAGGAGTAGAAATAAAGCCTTCAAGcagggagctcccagccctgtcagAGGAGCACTGGCTTGTGACACACCAAGGTTCAGGATTTTCTGGACAGTTGCATTTATTAACAGATTTTTCTGCTATTTTGGCTCTTTGATCAAGATGGATTAttttccctgagctgctcccatTGGTGGTAATgtgtctccatcccctccaGGAAGGATTTTGCTGACATGAGGAAGACCCACACCCCATCCAGGGATTTCACACATCCTGCAGGCTCTACATGATTTCACCAGGATTTTCTTTGGGGTGTTATTATTACTAATGCTGTTATATCAAAGTTGTTTCCTGAGGACAGAAAAATACCAGCTCAGCTATTCAGCTAAGTAGTTCTTTAATTTCTTGCCTCTCAAAACCAGCTCCCCAGTGCCTTTTTGGAATGGAtctgaattttctgctttaatccCTCTTCCTGAGGCAAAAGTGCTGAGGGGGGAAGTGACTCTCCCTGGGAAAGGAGGGTTGGGGTCtctttcccagtgctgcagctcagggattGTGAGTGAGCCCCCAGAAATATCAGCAGAGATTTTTTATCTCTTTGCCCCTCAGTGCCTCATCCccagctgggaggcagcagcaaatTTGGGGTTCTCAGCCCCCCTGACTTCCCATctgctggctggggaagggggagtggtgcaggcagggaaagggaggcTGGAgtggcacagggatgcagaatttgggggggctggagcagtttccccccagcacagcagccctggctctgcccatgctgctgtgtcctcctgctgcaggtggccGAGGTCCTGGAGGGAGATATAACCATGGTAACTGGGATTATCCTGGAAAATTGCTGCCATTGCTGCAGAGGTAGGgtcaaaacaaacagaaattatcaatttttccctttctaatAAAATGCAGAAGTGTGTTATTGACTCGTTAATTGCTCAGCTAAACAGATTTCTCCTAAATTACCTCCTAGCCCTTGTAAATGAAAATGGTGCAAAGATTAGCACTTCCATGGGTTTGCTCAGGGGAGGAAAAATGAAAGGTCTgattccctgcccatggcaggggggctggaactggataATCTTtacagtcccttccaacccaagccattccatgattctatgattccctTTTAACCTAAAATTGCTCCAAGCTTTGCAGCCTGGGGGATTCTTGGCACCACACAGGCCATGGAGCCACACTGGGCTttgtgagcagctcctgcaggagattGCAGCTCTCAGCTTCAGCTCTGAATTGGCACTCCCCCCCTGGGTGCAGGTTTTCAGGAAATCAGAGGTTTAAATGAGAAGAATTCCTCTCCAACTGAGCCCCCTCCAATATCAGTGTcagctgccacctcctcccATTCCTGACCTGGGCTTGCCTGGGAAATTGAAATGTTCAGCTTGTTAGAgaataaatgaagaaagaagTATAATTTAATCAAGAGACATCAGTACCAATAAATGCCATGAAATTTTGCACAGCTGGGGTGTAGTGTCATCATCCCCTGGGATGCTCAGCTGTGTGCTGGCAAACCAGGCAGCTCTGAGCCTGCTCCTCTTCACTGCAAGAGTCACTTCCAGAGGCTTGCAAGGCCATGCAGGTTTAGGAAATGATTATTTTAATTGCATCATCAGCTccattcctgctgccaggagctttTGTTTGCATCCAAGAGaaccccagggcagcacagccctcacGAGTGGCATTGTCCTGGAGGGACGAGCTTGGCAAGGTCCTGATCCATGGCAGCACCACCCCTTCAGTCTGGAGATGAAATGATCTGTGATCCCAATGAGCAGCCAGAGGGGGAGAATCCCCCACATCCCTGTGGgatcctgggcagggaggggagaatTCCCTCAGCACTCAGGAGCAGgtggagcatccctggggagctggcagagcagcaatTAGAGGTCATGCAACAGGCAGGAAGGTGCTCCTGCAACCATCACATCCCAGAAAAACCCCGTTCAGTCATCTCTGGgaggtgggagctgctcccagggcagctgccttTGGAGCAGAGGTGTCAGGGGAGTTTCACCTCTCAGGATTTCTGCTGGTCACAGTGACCCCGAGATGGGTACaagtctcttctcccagcctggcagtcaAAGGAGTCAGGAGTCCTCTGTTCTccttctcaaggttgtttattatttctgatctctatcattctttctctggcctgccgaggtctgtccagcaggtcagacagaggcacacTGACCACCCTCAGAGGTGATGCTgtcttttatactaaaaactacctgTACTTTATTTACCATCACTTCCCAACACCtctcacctgtgttagacagtgagcttctaccttaaaccaatccaaaagtgccagcatcacccagaagatggaggctgggaagaagaaagaagaaggacagagcacacccaaattcctccatcttgggacCCCAAGCCCCCATTCtataaaccccaaaattttacttttcaccctgtgacaaactattattctacttaaactctctTGACTTGTAATCTTCATATAAAGGTGGTAATTTGCTCCATGGCACAAAATCAAAGTCACAggtgtcttgggctctgtgccaaggtctctgagccccctggcaggggctcgagccctccagggcagccagagggatgtcctgggttccgaCATCGCCCTGCCTAGGACTGGAATTTTGGCACCAGGGTCCCCCTGGGCTGGTGCAGAGCAgaaccagggcagggacacttgGTGAGGCATCCCCagaggggtgggcaggggggtCCTCAGGAAATCAGCAGCAAATCCTTCCTCGTTTCTCTCAGACATCCGAGAGGAGCGCCGGCAAAGCggcttaattaaaaaattaccgCTCCTCCACTCGGTCCCTGCCGGCAGCCACAAAGCCTCAAGCACGGCAATTTGAAATGGAGAGGGATGTGCAGCTGCTAATGGGAGATTAGGAGAAATCTTCCACTTCGGAAGCAATTAACGAGCCAGAAAAAGAATTTGCATGTGTGAATTGGATGGCTGGGTCGAGCTCCCATcctcccctggctctggggtGGTTCCCTGCCCAAATTCCCCCAGGGTGacccaagccctgtccagcctggccttgggcactgccagggatcctggggcagccccagctgggccagggcctccccaccctcccagggaggaattccttcccaatatccagccACAGTGATGTTCTCCACTACTGGCTTCCCACTGATCCCAGCATTGTGGGATGAGGTTTCTTTCATACATCAGCAACACATTTGCTTGGCAAAGGGGAGAATCTTGTCACAACAATTTATATTTAGTCTCCAAATGTGGCCTTTAATTGCTAATTACAGAGTGCTACTCACAGGTTGGCAAATCACAcacaccaaaaagaaaaagccagggaggaagaaaacaacTGGGGGTTTAAAAGAGtttaagaaagaaacaaacgTGTATGGGTGATATTTTTGCCCGATGTCTGGGAGGAATGACGAGGAGGACTCCatggatatcagaaggctaattaatgaCTTTTTATACTGTATTACACTCTATTgtattacatctaaactgaatctgcacaaGCACCCAACTGCCCTCCACAGCCcagaatctcgtgactgtcagcCAACAGTCCCCACACACACCTGGACTCAACTGGTCAGGGAATCAAAACCAGAATCCAATCACCAATTCCTTCAGGTGAACAATCTTCCACAATGCATTCCACTTGTtccaaaacacaggagcagtaaatgagataagaactgttttttctttctctgaggttcggagaatgtgaatcccagaaatattcttgggaagttgtgccttgcttttctctgtgaagagaaatgcagcTACAAATGTGGTCTTTAATTCTCTTAGGGGAAAAATagcagctgagaaaaaaatgtaactcCAATATTGC
This region of Haemorhous mexicanus isolate bHaeMex1 chromosome 25, bHaeMex1.pri, whole genome shotgun sequence genomic DNA includes:
- the OLFML3 gene encoding olfactomedin-like protein 3, with amino-acid sequence MGPWRCLLLLPLLAPALRAQQQQFMEYVERRITLLEERISQWHDQSSRYSTELRDFKNQVLGMLEAAEKEREAMRAEAEGAAVRVDRLEREVDYLETQNPAPPCVEVDETLMDKQVATAKQRKNEKYTKLTDCSDTIASVRAMKILKRFGSSSGLWTKDAAGSSEKIYVFDGTANDTVYVFPRMREFTLFSATRKAARIKLPYPWVGTGHLVYDGHLYYIRQQGLSFQVIKFNLANKTVVDSSVFPAEEQIPVFGLSPSTYIEVSADEEGLWAIYATKEDEKNMCLAKLDPASLDIEQMWDTPCPRENAEGAFVVCGALHVVYNTRLPSRARVQCVFDVSGTLAPEDASLVYFPKRYGSHASLKYSPRERQIYAWDDGYQIIYRMEMKKKLEV